The Rhododendron vialii isolate Sample 1 chromosome 6a, ASM3025357v1 genome includes a window with the following:
- the LOC131329059 gene encoding uncharacterized protein LOC131329059 isoform X5: MEAIEEDDGNLKATNFDEDEARKRTFSELKTYNLDLLDLLQNPKKKPSSLPQLHRFLSRSSPHTLQPFFDYTLFPLLLLLDAAVNCRSPPKVEGSVMVDIPKVPHKVSDVAAEGVLRCLEELLKKCHLGSVDQMVVILKKLTYAAMLSPSEASEEFREGVLRCFRAVLLCLHLCPNKSCSCKQVNGMPALLDGRDMHSILPKDASETEECLLAFLHSQTASAAVGHWLSLLLKAADIEAGRGHRGSAKVRVEAFFTLRMLVAKVGTADALAFFLPGVVSQFAKVLHVSKTMISGAAGSVEAIDQAIRGLAEFLMLVLEDDANISGLGMSVNASTGFHSNTNDSAISFLEQLRQLPVKSQDQSVMVVENPSEAVRTDTPKFGLKEKGSVNSGNVIGSFHVSRTKDWIIKTSAHVNKLLSATFPHLCVHSAKKVRQGVLAAIRGLLSKCSYTLKDSRLMLLECLCVLVCDDSEEVSSTAQIFLRSLFSSNKKHHVQCDFAEIFSRSIEKLPKVVLGSEDSLAVSEVQKLLVVIYFSGPQLVVDHLLQSPVTTARFLDVFALCFSQNSAFAGSLDKIISARSSSAGYLHSITEMRASIFTNENKAGTDATPSEVSKFSCTQSKKALCPLENVHKEYELPRMPPWFVNVGSQKLYLALAGILRLVGLSLMADCRSERSLSIVTDVPLSYVRKLVSEVRLKENSKESWQSWYHRTGSGQLLRQACTAVCLLNEILFGISDKLVDSFALMFDEFGLRWEDTEGCGGGSDNVEPPHSVPYASIWKISEEKRAKSHLIDSIGSILHEYLSPELWSLPLDHKSSFEQPDGEEDITLHFFHDAALLYQVIIEGIGIFSMCLGETFASCGFLHSSLYVLLENLICSNFQIRSASDAVLHVVSSTCGYPTVGHLVLANSDYVIDSICRQLRHLDLNSHVPNVLAAMLSYIGLAHKILPLLEEPMRSVSLELEILGRHQHPDLTVPFLKAVAEITKASNREACSLLPQAVSLFEDVKSKMSDVEKKTMKGSVCSESRHDIDIDVSPMESEDGGVCFDGVATPIEQWESFLFSLNDSRRYRRTVGSIAGSCLLAATPLLTSLNQAACLISLDIVKETYWIDHPI, from the exons ATGGAAGCTATTGAAGAAGACGATGGAAATTTGAAGGCAACCAATTTCGATGAAGACGAAGCTCGAAAACGCACATTCTCAGAGCTAAAAACCTATAATCTAGACCTACTAGACCTCCTCCAAAACCCTAAGAAAAAaccttcctctctccctcaacTCCATCGTTTCCTCTCCCGGTCGTCGCCCCACACTCTCCAGCCATTCTTCGA CTATACATTGTTTCCATTGCTGCTTCTGTTGGATGCCGCAGTTAATTGCAGATCTCCACCAAAGGTTGAGGGATCTGTGATGGTTGATATCCCAAAAGTGCCGCATAAGGTCAGTGATGTTGCAGCTGAAGGTGTGCTTCGGTGTTTGGAGGAACTTCTGAAGAAGTGTCATTTAGGCTCTGTGGATCAG ATGgttgtaattttgaaaaaattgacgTATGCAGCAATGCTTTCTCCATCCGAGGCTTCAGAAGAGTTTCGTGAGGGAGTATTACGGTGTTTCAGGGCAGTGCTTCTTTGTTTACATTTGTGCCCTAACAAGTCTTGTTCATGTAAACAAGTTAACGGCATGCCTGCACTTTTAGATGGAAGAGATATGCACTCTATACTTCCAAAGGATGCCTCAGAAACTGAAGAATGCCTGCTTGCATTTCTCCATTCTCAAACTGCTTCTGCTGCTGTTGGCCACTGGCTATCACTTCTCCTCAAA GCTGCAGATATTGAGGCTGGACGAGGACATCGAGGGAGTGCAAAGGTCCGTGTAGAAGCCTTTTTTACACTTCGCATGCTTGTTGCTAAG GTTGGTACTGCTGATGCCCTAGCTTTCTTTTTACCAGGTGTTGTTAGTCAATTTGCCAAAGTGTTGCATGTCTCAAAAACTATGATTAGTGGGGCTGCTGGAAGTGTTGAAGCCATTGACCAAGCAATTAGAGGCTTAGCTGAGTTCCTTATGTTAGTTCTCGAAGATGATGCTAATATATCTGGTCTTGGTATGTCTGTGAATGCAAGTACTGGATTTCATTCAAACACGAATGATTCTGCAATATCATTTCTGGAGCAACTCCGTCAATTGCCTGTTAAAAGTCAAGATCAGAGTGTAATGGTTGTGGAAAATCCAAGTGAAGCAGTACGCACAGATACTCCAAAATTCGGGTTGAAAGAAAAGGGGAGTGTTAATTCTGGCAATGTGATTGGATCTTTTCATGTGAGCCGTACAAAAGATTGGATTATTAAAACTTCAGCTCACGTGAATAAACTATTGTCTGCGACTTTTCCACAT CTTTGTGTTCATTCAGCGAAAAAAGTGAGACAAGGAGTTTTGGCCGCCATTCGAGGATTGTTATCAAAATGCAGTTATACACTGAAGGATAGCAGACTGATGCTATTG GAATGCttgtgtgttttggtttgtGATGACTCTGAAGAGGTGTCTTCAACTGCACAGATTTTCCTTAGATCTCTGTTCTCATCAAACAAGAAACATCATGTTCAATGTGACTTTGCTGAAATCTTTAGCAG GTCAATTGAAAAGCTCCCAAAAGTGGTGCTGGGAAGTGAGGATTCTCTTGCAGTGTCTGAAGTTCAGAAATTACTAGTAGTTATTTATTTCTCCGGTCCTCAACTTGTGGTGGATCATCTCCTTCAGTCTCCT GTGACAACAGCTAGATTCTTGGATGTTTTTGCCCTCTGCTTCAGTCAGAATTCAGCATTTGCTGGTTCTCTGGACAAAATTATTTCAGCAAGGTCATCCTCAGCGGGATACCTTCACTCCATAACTGAGATGAGAGCTAGCATCTTTACCAATGAGAATAAGGCTGGCACAGATGCTACTCCCTCAGAAGTCTCAAAGTTCTCTTGTACCCAGAGCAAAAAAGCATTATGCCCGCTGGAAAACGTTCACAAGGAATACGAGCTTCCGCGCATGCCACCTTGGTTTGTTAATGTGGGCAGTCAGAAACTATACCTCGCTCTCGCTGGAATTCTTAGACTTGTAGGTTTATCTCTAATGGCAG ATTGTAGAAGTGAACGGTCTTTGTCAATTGTCACTGATGTTCCACTGAGCTACGTACGGAAATTGGTTTCTGAGGTCAGGTTGAAAGAGAATAGTAAAGAAAGCTGGCAATCTTGGTATCATAGAACCGGCTCGGGACAGTTATTGCGGCAGGCTTGTACTGCTGTATGTCTTCTAAATGAGATACTTTTTGGTATATCAGATAAATTAGTTGATTCTTTTGCATTGATGTTTGACGAGTTTGGGTTAAGATGGGAGGATACAGAGGGATGTGGGGGAGGATCTGATAATGTTGAGCCTCCCCATTCTGTGCCTTATGCATCCATTTGGAAGATTTCTGAGGAGAAGCGTGCAAAGAGTCACTTGATTGATAGCATTGGTAGTATTTTACACGAATACCTATCTCCTGAACTTTGGAGTCTCCCTTTAGATCATAAATCTTCTTTTGAGCAGCCTGACGGTGAAGAAGATATAACTTTGCACTTCTTCCATGATGCTGCTCTGCTCTAC CAGGTTATCATCGAGGGGATTGGCATATTTAGTATGTGCCTCGGGGAAACTTTTGCTTCTTGTGGATTTCTTCATTCATCTCTTTATGTGTTGCTTGAGAATCTAATTTGCTCAAACTTCCAAATAAGAAGTGCATCTGATGCTGTCTTACATGTCGTTTCTTCTACATGTGGTTATCCAACG GTTGGGCACTTAGTTTTGGCAAATTCAGACTATGTCATTGATTCAATATGCCGTCAGTTACGTCATTTGGATCTTAATTCTCATGTACCCAACGTGCTCGCTGCCATGCTTTCTTATATTGGATTGGCTCATAAAATATTGCCCTTATTGGAGGAACCG ATGCGTTCTGTTTCGCTGGAACTTGAGATTCTTGGCCGTCATCAGCACCCCGATTTAACTGTTCCCTTTTTGAAG GCTGTTGCTGAAATTACAAAGGCTTCAAACCGAGAAGCATGCTCGCTTCTCCCTCAAGCAGTGTCACTTTTTGAAGATGTTAAATCAAAAATGTCTGATGTTGAAAAGAAGACCATGAAGGGTTCAGTTTGTTCAGAATCACGCCATGACATTGATATTGATGTCTCTCCCATGGAATCAG AAGATGGTGGTGTGTGCTTTGATGGTGTTGCTACACCCATAGAGCAATGGGAGAGTTTTTTGTTCAGTTTGAATGATTCCAGAAGATATAGAAGAACAGTTGGATCTATTGCTGGTTCATGTTTACTGGCTGCAACGCCGCTGCTCACTTCACTGAACCAAGCAGCATGCTTGATATCCCTGGATATAGTCAAG GAGACTTACTGGATTGATCACCCAATATAG